Proteins encoded together in one Streptomyces sp. NBC_01216 window:
- a CDS encoding class F sortase, giving the protein MASEPDFHGEKRGRRRRIAIFLWTLALGAVAVLLLGRLPQEETAPGQGTAYARVPPAVPSPTTQPAKRPLSLSRSAPVRIVIPRIGVDAPFTDLAIGEGGHLDAPPPNDTNLVGWHADGPSPGEIGTAIVAGHVDTKTSAAVFAGLSRLTPGDRFDIRRADGRTATFAVDTLETFSKEDFPNDRVYADTDRPLIRLITCAGVYDKKVRDYKDNLVVFAHLADAT; this is encoded by the coding sequence ATGGCCTCGGAACCGGACTTCCACGGCGAGAAGCGTGGTCGTCGACGAAGGATCGCGATCTTCCTGTGGACCCTGGCTCTGGGGGCCGTCGCCGTCCTGCTGCTCGGGAGACTGCCACAGGAGGAGACGGCCCCAGGGCAGGGGACGGCGTATGCCCGTGTACCCCCCGCGGTTCCGAGCCCGACCACGCAGCCTGCGAAGCGACCGCTTTCCCTGTCGAGGTCGGCACCCGTGCGGATCGTGATCCCGCGGATCGGCGTGGACGCTCCGTTCACCGACCTGGCGATCGGCGAAGGAGGCCACCTCGACGCCCCTCCGCCGAACGACACCAATCTCGTCGGATGGCACGCCGACGGACCGAGCCCCGGAGAGATCGGTACAGCCATCGTCGCGGGCCACGTCGACACCAAGACGTCCGCCGCGGTGTTCGCCGGACTCAGCAGACTCACCCCCGGTGACCGCTTCGACATCCGCCGCGCCGACGGCCGCACCGCCACCTTCGCCGTCGACACCCTTGAGACCTTCTCGAAGGAGGACTTTCCGAACGACCGCGTCTACGCCGATACAGACCGGCCGCTCATCCGCCTCATCACCTGTGCCGGCGTCTACGACAAGAAGGTCCGCGACTACAAGGACAACCTGGTCGTCTTCGCCCATCTCGCTGACGCCACGTGA
- a CDS encoding GNAT family N-acetyltransferase has translation MNRIPELRGDHLRLRELHAGDHDVFARILTHRVLTRYLGVDRMAAAQAHDTFAQNLAQPHTHPRRRYTLAVCAPDDDTLIGTMGLLVEDYGSNAMLTSLVLLPGASVSGHGHEAGRLLMAYGFGHLGLHRIWAGHRSDHHRMAQVMHAAGLRPEATLRQLFRTQGCWHDVTTYAAVAPEWKRQATETERAILDGAPRPERV, from the coding sequence GTGAACCGCATCCCCGAACTCCGAGGCGACCACCTGCGACTGCGGGAACTACACGCAGGCGACCACGACGTCTTCGCCCGGATCCTCACCCACCGCGTCCTCACCCGCTACCTGGGCGTCGACCGCATGGCCGCCGCCCAGGCCCACGACACCTTCGCCCAGAACCTCGCCCAGCCCCACACCCACCCGCGCCGCAGGTACACCCTCGCCGTCTGCGCCCCGGACGACGACACCCTCATCGGCACCATGGGACTTCTCGTCGAGGACTACGGCAGCAACGCCATGCTCACCAGCCTGGTCCTCTTGCCGGGCGCCTCCGTGAGCGGCCACGGGCACGAGGCAGGCCGCCTGCTGATGGCGTACGGCTTCGGGCACCTGGGCCTGCACCGCATCTGGGCCGGCCACCGCAGCGACCACCACCGCATGGCCCAGGTGATGCACGCCGCCGGCCTGCGTCCCGAAGCCACGCTCCGCCAGCTTTTCCGCACCCAGGGCTGCTGGCACGATGTCACCACCTACGCCGCCGTAGCCCCCGAGTGGAAACGCCAGGCCACCGAGACCGAACGGGCCATTCTCGACGGCGCGCCCCGGCCCGAGCGCGTCTGA
- a CDS encoding ThiF family adenylyltransferase, with protein sequence MSQSLSSGLEPDSFVLPSPRQAEESFRPVLLDPSRPADAQALSALRGSTVLREVHGRIEDQVAELVRCRAPGESFGPQDLDREVEQVVSGRPDTYGRWAWYPWSGRLVHVLPEAEFRLVRTDRNRDKITRAQQQCLLRRRIGVIGLSVGSSAALACAMEGVGGAFRLADFDCLSLSNLNRLRAGVHELGLEKSVLCARRMYELDPYLDIEVHRGGVNEENVGDFFGDRAHGLDLLVEECDTPWVKVAAREHARRLRVPVLMDTNDRGVLDIERFDLEEDRPLFHGRIGATTAADVAGLDREEAIRFLLRVVDEQRLSPAMSDALTRVGHTLSSWPQLASGVMLGAALITDTARRILLGEALPSGRHSIDLERLVPTMPVVPAPHGATL encoded by the coding sequence GTGTCTCAGTCGCTGTCTTCCGGCCTGGAGCCGGACTCCTTCGTCCTTCCTTCGCCGCGCCAGGCCGAGGAATCGTTTCGACCTGTGCTGCTGGACCCGTCGCGGCCTGCCGACGCCCAGGCTCTGTCGGCGCTGCGTGGCTCGACCGTCCTGCGCGAGGTGCACGGCCGCATCGAGGACCAGGTCGCCGAACTCGTGCGTTGTCGGGCACCTGGCGAGAGCTTCGGCCCCCAGGACCTTGACCGGGAGGTCGAGCAGGTCGTATCGGGCCGGCCGGACACGTACGGCAGGTGGGCCTGGTACCCCTGGTCCGGGCGCCTGGTCCACGTGCTGCCCGAGGCGGAGTTCCGCCTGGTCCGCACCGACCGCAACCGCGACAAGATCACCCGTGCGCAGCAACAATGCCTGTTGCGGCGCCGGATCGGCGTCATCGGCCTGTCGGTGGGCAGCAGCGCCGCTCTGGCCTGCGCCATGGAAGGCGTCGGCGGTGCCTTCCGGCTGGCGGACTTCGACTGCCTCAGCCTGTCGAACCTGAACCGGCTCCGTGCCGGCGTGCACGAACTCGGCCTGGAGAAAAGCGTGTTGTGCGCCCGGCGCATGTACGAGCTCGATCCCTACCTGGACATCGAGGTCCACCGGGGAGGAGTGAACGAGGAGAACGTCGGGGACTTCTTCGGCGACCGGGCCCACGGCCTGGACCTGCTCGTCGAGGAGTGCGACACCCCGTGGGTGAAGGTCGCCGCACGCGAGCACGCGCGCCGCCTGCGGGTCCCCGTCCTGATGGACACCAACGACCGTGGCGTACTCGACATCGAGCGCTTCGACCTCGAAGAGGACCGCCCACTCTTCCACGGCCGCATCGGGGCGACGACAGCCGCCGACGTCGCGGGCCTGGACCGGGAGGAGGCCATCCGCTTCCTGCTCAGGGTCGTCGACGAACAGCGGCTGAGCCCCGCCATGAGCGACGCCCTCACCCGTGTCGGCCACACCCTCTCCAGCTGGCCGCAGCTGGCCAGCGGCGTCATGCTCGGCGCCGCCCTCATCACCGACACCGCCCGCCGCATCCTGCTCGGCGAAGCTCTGCCCTCGGGCCGCCACTCCATCGACCTCGAGAGGCTTGTCCCCACCATGCCTGTCGTGCCCGCACCGCACGGAGCCACCCTGTGA
- a CDS encoding terpene synthase family protein gives MTVRAVELPQLWMPHPLRVNPHLPTLRRESENWAREMGMLDAYPDHRGIWTRPAFHAMTVDQLTAWTLPDASLARLRLNHRFNVWALAWDDYFATTFKRAGDLPGALVFTDRLHAFLPTEPGARLPVPANAVERGIADLQEQLFPPELAHWRKDFNQALTRYIDAGVEELANSRSGRVPHLIDYVVFRRDSFAAPTSPYSVELATGARIPERIRDSRTVRALLDAFMDYMGLANDIASYEREVHEERDVNNLVLVIGTSLGIALHDAVPAALTLVNTRLRDFEHLRRDEIPPLVERSGLDADERDRLDTWLRGACGFLSGLHAWYTGAPRYTAASPTDRE, from the coding sequence ATGACAGTGCGTGCCGTCGAGCTTCCGCAGCTCTGGATGCCCCATCCGCTGCGGGTGAATCCGCATCTGCCGACCCTGCGCCGGGAGAGCGAGAACTGGGCCCGCGAGATGGGCATGCTGGACGCCTACCCGGACCACCGCGGTATCTGGACGAGGCCGGCCTTCCACGCCATGACCGTCGACCAGCTGACCGCCTGGACCCTGCCTGACGCCTCTCTCGCGCGGCTGCGCCTGAACCACCGGTTCAACGTCTGGGCGCTGGCGTGGGACGACTACTTCGCCACCACCTTCAAGCGGGCCGGCGACCTCCCCGGCGCGCTGGTCTTCACCGACCGGCTGCACGCCTTCCTGCCGACCGAGCCCGGGGCTCGGCTGCCGGTGCCCGCGAACGCCGTGGAACGCGGCATCGCGGATCTACAGGAACAGCTCTTCCCTCCCGAACTCGCACATTGGAGAAAGGACTTCAACCAAGCTCTGACCCGGTACATCGACGCGGGAGTCGAGGAGCTGGCCAACAGTCGCAGCGGCCGGGTCCCCCATCTGATCGACTACGTCGTGTTCCGGCGCGACAGTTTCGCCGCCCCCACGTCCCCGTACTCCGTCGAACTGGCGACAGGCGCTCGCATACCCGAGCGGATCCGGGACAGCCGGACCGTCCGCGCCCTACTCGACGCCTTCATGGACTACATGGGGCTGGCGAACGACATCGCCTCCTACGAGCGGGAGGTGCACGAGGAGCGCGACGTCAACAATCTGGTCCTGGTCATCGGCACCTCCCTGGGCATCGCTCTCCACGACGCCGTGCCCGCCGCGCTCACTCTGGTGAACACCCGGCTGCGGGACTTCGAGCACCTGAGACGCGACGAAATCCCTCCGCTCGTGGAGCGGTCCGGTCTGGACGCCGACGAGCGGGACCGGCTGGACACCTGGCTCCGCGGCGCCTGCGGATTCCTCTCCGGCCTCCACGCCTGGTACACCGGTGCGCCTCGCTACACCGCGGCGAGCCCGACGGACCGGGAGTAG